The nucleotide window GTATCAAATTATTGCCTGTCTTACTGTAATGAAACTATACTTTtagtttgtcccgaaaaccacTACGGACCAAACTGCGCTAAATGCAAAGCGGGGTGTATATCCTGTAGTCCTATCACTGGTGTATGTTTCAACTCCACGTGTGGCCAGAAAACAGGTAGATGTGGGAATTGGAAAACAGAAATAGTAACACACAGTACCGCCTCTTACGAAGACACACTTATTACTAAGGAAATGAACGTCATTCAAGGTATCCTCTGATATTTTATAATTACTCTGATATCATTCTCTTAATGTGTAGTGAAGGTTTTATTCACAAGATGGAGATTATTGTgacaaaaatatgatattaatattaaacatatcaaatgcaaaaataatgTTATTGTAGTTGCCTTATCATGAGTGcgctttgtttattttttctcttAGCTTTTTGTCGTTTGATTTGACGcagatgtgtacatgtatatccattcACGTTTTCAATTGTGAAGAATTAAGTTTTATCGTCATTCAAACTTTTTGAGGGGGTATTGTGTAATACATGTGTACTTGATTGACACCCGGTGCTTGTCAGTTAAATATAAAAGGTGAGGTAATACCTGTTTTACCATCCCTCTATTTATTTGAGTCATGAAAAGGAAAACTCTGCGAACttcattttgatataaatacactgtaaatCTTGTGGTACTTGGCACTCGATtagaagatacatgtattaaataaatatCGGAATTACTTTGAGTGGACTTGACAGCCAATTTGTGACAGTGTTGTGTATTCATTCCTCGCGACATTAAACCAGCATTGGGCACcgatattgtatatgtattataagTTAATAATTCTTATATTTTTTCTTAAGTTAATTATTCttaaattttttcttcaaaaattgtaaataaattatataaaatttttgaatatttttgtgcTGAATTCCTACTGGTCATAGGGTATGTTCTGACCAATAACAGTAGGAGTAATgcgattgattactgttcgttaacttTACGTGTTCAACACATATAACGCCGTTCGTTATAtggtgattttgactacgggttgctccgtttacatgatcaagatataggcctcAAAGCGGAGTAACTAATTAACTGTGGATATTTCATCCTTGCTCTTTacttaattttgtatcttttatatgatttattagcttgattttcttttgttcatatgattAACTTTATAAAGTGACTATTTAAGAATGTATTTCCGATTTGTATTAGTCAATAATGAAAACAACCATGCTAAAAACTTTACTATTAGGTCACCTGGAACATGCATTCtatcaacaattttgaaattgactATTGCAAATCATGACGTATAAGACTTTTTATTCCAGGCTTTTATTGAATCCATACCCTTGTATTATAAATTAGTATAAGATAAACTAGTTACTGAAATGAAGCATTTTAAAAACGATTAATAAAAACAGGTAATCTGTAGATTCGAAAACAGAAATGGTTACACACAGCACCATCTCAGATGAAGACACACCTATTACTAAGGAAACGGACGACATACAAGGTATACTCTAATATCTCGTAATCAACCTGATATCACTCTGTCAGCGTGTAGTGAAGTTTTGGCATGATTCTCCCGTgttcgtaaaaaaaaaactgagcATGCAgtattgtacatatacattatttggAAAATTGATGTTGTATGAGTAATATGAACATACGTAAAAGTAACGTATTTCTTCAGAGGGCAGGTCCAACAGAGGGGACCAGACTCAGTCCATCATAGTGCTGTCTGTTCTCGTGGTGATAGCTGTGTTTTTGGTCTTTGTTGTGGTTTTCCGCTTTAAAAAAAGGTAACCGTTTCACATATCACCGATCAAGGTCAGTAACAGAAATATCCATAGATATccaagtcagcatttcgcaaattctatggtggttataatgatctagtttgtcaatacagcctgtcattgggtcaaatgttgcctgacgtgtttcatgccattGTTTGACAGTTCttaattttgattacggataactccatttactcctcctagacacacgatcccacctctggtatcttcaggggtccgtttttgccctactttttatttcttattaGATTTTGTATGAGAtatgttatcttcacctttcttaaaCAACTTaattattgattgatatgaTTTCTTCAAGCTGCGGGCTGTATAAAAAGCAGGGGTTACAGAATTTAtcaaatttgtaaattaaattaacaaaatgtgcATTTCTGTAGATTCCTTATGTTACGGGGGTATTTTACATCGCGAAATGATTAGTGGACGAGAAATCTTGAGTGAATATGGATTTGTTAGTGGTCTGTTGATTTAAGTACAATTACAATATGTGGGAATATACAATACATAGAATAATGATTCTGAACTACTGTTTGTAAATTACCTACATTTTGTGTTTATTTAAGAACGAAGACACCAAAAGTGGAAACAAATGAGGAAAATGTGTTTTCCGTGGAATTCCATCGAGTAGAATCAAGAAATGAATCTGACCTAGAGGAGATTCCCCAGAACGAGGTTGGCGATGTTGAGGATGAAATCATCACCGTAGAGTACAGTAATCTGACGTCACAAAGGGTCTCCGTTGATCAGTTCATCAGCGAATTACCAGAAAAAAGAAGCAACGGAATACTGGAGAAAGAGTTCGATGTTTGCATTCAGTTTTGTCATGGATCTTGTACTCTAAGTATTCATCAAGGACTCATTACGTCACTAAAGTATTTATAgtatatttctgaaaatgagGAAAACACAAACTTTGTTTCCTTTCATGAAAACATGTACAACACTCAATAAGTCCGTATTGTTTCGTACATGTAGATTTTATTattcaatgaatgaaataaactATTTTTCCTTCAGAATGAATTTAATGTATTTGCATCATTCTGTTTGAATATAGGATCTTCCTACAGGACTACTAGAGTCCTACTCCAATGCTCTGAAGGCTTCCAGCAGAATGGGGAATCGATACAAAGGAATTTATCCATGTGAGTACACACTTATGGACACATGCGgcgtttctgacattttctccgaaaaaaaatcatttgaatgtaaatataaaaataaaatttcattttcgaaaATTACTTCCGGGTATGAATTGCGACTTTTTATGTCAGCAATCTAACGCCCTCTAAATAGTATGCTGTCGTAAAGCGTcccagttcatgccctcatgtatttttttttttaaaaaatgaaattcttttcTTAAGTATTCATCATTTTAATGTTAAGATTTGCGCAAGTCTCACAGACATTTCTTCTCACGTTCCTACTTTATAAAAAAGTATGCTACTTACTCCTTACTTAATCTTTATGGCAATTTAAGGACATGCACGACATTTCTAAGATCTTCtctaaaatatttcttattcgCTTCCTCGATATAGATTATATCAGACTGGGTACCttagtggttagatcacctaactaGCAATACAAAGGTCCCAGGTAAGATACCCGATTGTTCCATAGAATTTAGTGCATTGCACGtgaaatgtcacgaaaaatCATACTTTTAACATGTGTCCTAATTTTGACATCAGAAGTTAAAACAAATATCTTCTGCTGTCGATGAGTTTTGCAAAAGAGATATTTTTCTATTGATTATCCTTTTTCAGATGACTATAATCGCGTGAAATTGATGAGAACATATGCAAATGAGAACGATGACTTTGTCAATGCatcgtacatacatgtaagtatgcCACCATGATACTTACAAAATAACTAGACATCACTTCTAATATAACATGAATGTATAATTCCTAGCTTTCGGATTGGTTGATATCTACAATAGCACTAGAGGCCACTTGTTATATTTCCTTGAATGGATTTACCAGGCACTAAATACCGTAACAATCAAACAAAGAAGGAAATTATTATTTCTGTCAAGCGAGGTCAAGTtccaatgatttattttcaggGTTTCAACAAAGAACGAGAGTACATAGCCGCACAAGGTAGAATCACTATTTTAGAAAACAcaattacattttcaaaaaagaaaaaagaaatcgCAGATGcaaacaatttaattttttcctttaatgctattgaatGGTCAAgaactagtttttttttttttaaatcacatatTTTTTGGTTATTTCATCACACTCGATCAAGAATATATCACTAAACCTTTAAACATACATAGGCCCCTTCAATTCCAAGACGTTGGAGGATTTCTGGACGATGATCTGGcagaatgacgtcacaaagaTCGTCATGCTGACCAACCTGTACGAAGGAGATAGGGTAACTGCTCTAGAATGAGTGGAAATAATTGTTGAGTGATTGGCGTCCTTATATTGGTTATGGTAGAACATCCGAATCAATGACAATAAACGATTATCCAGAAAAAAGTGTGGTAGATGAGTATGTTAAAGGGCAAAATGTCAATAacataattaagaaattaagcatttctttacaataaaaaaatcttacttTCAGTCATCTATGTTCATAAAATAGCATCCGTTATTTGTTTACTGCTGAGCTGAATTCAATCACAAGAATAAATCTTTTCACAATACCATTGACATATGAAATCCTAAATCATTTTAGTCCAGTCCTGAGTAATATGAGAAACATTGCAGTTCTAACCACAACTTGTACAGTTTGTTTATATTAAAACACAATTCTAGAAACGTCTgaattacaaaacaaaatatgaaattgattactaATGAAGACTCCAAAACATTTCGTTATTTCGCTAGTCACTTTATCAAAATAGCCATTCATAAATACTTTAAAACTTACATGAGGTGATATTTGTTCATAAgcaatacatagaaaataaatacaatatacatgcacTTCATCACTatagaaataaattcaaatcattTTTTCCGAATTCAAATAGGTAAAACTCAAGATGTGTCTCTCAAATTGGATAGTGTTTCTGAAACATGCCTGTgcattgtttttctttaaatcacATGTTAACAATCACGTGACCGTTTGCTCTCTCACTCTATTGAGGTCTACGTGTTTCAGATGAAGTGCCTTAAGTACTGGCCGGACACGGATCTGGACATCGGTCAATACACCATAAGACTGGACAATGTGGATGTGTACGACCACTACGTGCTGAGATATATGGTTGTTCATTGTCAGGTGCGTATGTCCTCTGTTTTGTACATCACACACCAAGGTGTATTGAACTATAATCATCCTTTGACATTTGTTAAAACTGCTACAGTTAGCATACCTTATAATCATCTCCATTCTGGCATGTAAGATATATCCTTTTCTAACATTAACCTGTTCTTGTATACATTCTAAAATGTTACActctatacatgtacctaataaCACTGCAGGAAGAGGAGAAGAAAGTGACCCAGTTTCACTTCACCACCTGGCCAGACAAATCCATCCCCGATGATCCAACGTCACTCGTCTACTTCCGTAACCTGGTTAGAAATGGACTGACCATATCTGATGGACCGATAGTTGTTCATTGCAGGTATACGAATTAGGTGTTACCTATCATTGAACTAAGATCCTTACGTACAGTTtagttcattatatatatatatatatatatatatatatatatatatatatatatatataacagtttaatacCAGGAAACACGTTATCATATCATTATCTTTGATCTTGTAGCGCTGGAATTGGGAGAACTGGAACATTCATCTCAATTGATTACCTACTAGAAGAGAGCGCTGCAGAACAGACAATCGATGTCAAGGGATACATTGCTTCTTTAAGACAGCAGCGCGGAGGATCTGTGCAAACTTGCGTAAggtccatatatatatatatatatatatatatatatatatatatataatatatgtgtgtgtgtgtgtgtgtgtgtgtgtgtgtgtgtgtgtgtgtgtgtgtgtgtgtgtgtgtgtgtgtgtgtgttcgcgCACTATGCCGGGACTTACGACACGTATAAGGTTACACACGAGCAACCTACGACATTTTCAGAACCTACGACACAAAAGTGTGTCGTAGGTTTGCAGACCCCTTGAAATCGGAATTTTTCATCGTGTTTTacccagaaaatacaaaattttgtatagTGTGAGTTTCCGGGTTACACACGACTTTTGTTACACACAACACCGAGCCATAATGGGGTGCTTACACACTTTGCATCCTTGCCATATTCGCGCATGCGCAAAAAAAACTTCCTACGGAAACAAGGTCGAGTGGATGACAATGCAAATGTAAGTGTTTTTGTgtatttaattgaatataagtagtcaattaatgatttaaaattgatatttttgttccCGTCCGTTTAGTTTGAATACATTGGGGTATGTGATGTATCGTTATTCTGCAGTAATGGTGAGAAAAAGTAAGTTGACCTTTGACACGACTAAGATACAATTAGATGCGTGtaagcttaaatagttcaatggttttcattttctgtatgtttttgtgtttgttttatatcatcatgattatcttcagtattttggtttatcattgatttgacaaaatgttttacaaatacagaatcaaggaatagttagaatttcctcttcaatacaatatcggtgtacacgtttttttttagacatatgaACATCGTTAAAAGCAACAATTCTCTAAATATTCAATGAGAATTGAATTATTATACACAGTATATTTGTCATTCTTTGATGAATATGCGTGTCTTAATgtataacattaatatataacAAACTGACGAACAACTGGAATTTCCTCTTTAGAATATTCTATCTTAGCttggcaaaatattttcaatattttcaaagatataaaCCCTGTTTCATAGCgacaatatcaaagaaaattaaacaagtaCATAGCTCcaaaaaattgggtctttattACCACTATTTTTGGATATTATTAACTGGTAACCGGTGGATAGCTCCAGCCTCTTTCCCCTTAATAAGGAAGGTGTGGTCAAGCGCGGTTAAACAAGTTCTTGGGGAAAATATTGTTTAccttattttaagaaattgtttagatttcattttattccaACATCGACCAGTTGCAAAGATTTTGGGTGAATTTATCTGATGGTTGACTTTACGCCATGGCTATAAACAACTTTATATAATATGTTGATTTATAGGCGTTGAAagaaatttccaaataaagggtgTTGAAATCAAATGGGACAAGGACATTTAAAGTATGTGCGGTTCAAGTGTCTCTCATCAATATgaatagaatgaaaaataaagtaatttGTCCCAAAatgaagtcccccccccccctttcttctCTCCTACCCCATTCCCATTTGTGCATGCAGCTAGATCCAGTGTTTTCATACCAgaccaaattcatgttaaattatcaatgtttgtCCTGGTAAGAAGATATACTTTTTAAGTAAATGGAAACTCCAATCTAGTTCACTGAATTTATGAAAAGGCAAGAGCAGATCcggatttctctctctctctcagagtgTTGCCAAATCGGTGtaacttaaattaaaaaaaataaaggggtTTCGGTCAAGGGCTACCGCTATTTTTAGAGCGACCCTGAACACTAGCGACAGCGATCACCGCTACACCGGCACCAGAACATGTACAGACTGTTCAATCGAGTGGGGAAGATCCCCATggctttttgtaaatttcatataaagttgcagaaatgacattttttatctttctttatttttttacttattCAATTGTAAGAAATCAGatactatttatatgtatttctaaaaataaaatagaagaagaaaaaaataaatccatTACGAGATTCGAACTGGGTACATGTTATCGTGAGTTTCATAGACATCTCTAACGATTACGTAACAGTGTTTTAATCTTCACACTCTTGTTATTTCACACTCTCAAATAAATGAAGTTATGTAAATCAATTTTGTGTAgcctatgtttcaaaatattatctgtattttgcactatttacaaatgtaaaatagtattgttaaaaattcagaagtttttgaatttgtCAGCACTTGGAGATTATTTTTCTCGTGCCGTAGACCGACTGAATAAGAAAAAAAAGGGGTCAGACTATTTTCTTAGTGCTGTGTTTAAAGTTATGTATTAGTAAGTATAAAATGAGGATATCATTGTTTATAGACATCAGTCAAtgctgcatatacatgtattaccattgtctgtctgtctgtttaccAGTATtaacaggtatctgaatttttaatCAGCTGTTAATCAGTAAATGgatacaaatagaaaaatgggaggggggatgcatatagatagatagatagtgTATTTATCATCTATTTATAGAGATAGAGTTTTtcccttttatttatttatatatatttattgattaaaataccTGTGCAGTATAATGAGTATTGCCCATGTCTGTTGTAGGGGTAGTGGTAAAAtagtatgatatacatgtatgtatgatattttaataatattaacaATGAACCTACATTGTGATATTTTTGCCATAGTGTGTATATGAATTCtaggtatcaggacaactcgcccccaagacaactcgccctcaagacaactcaccccctcatcgggacaactcgcccctaagacaacccgccctcaagacaactcgccccctcttcgggacaactcgccccctctcttgagataaTTCGCTCctacatatcatacatgtttacaattattatttttggtctaaatccaagaggtgtattaccaaaaattaatgaatttcttatagatagtatatacatcacagacaataagacgtgttcacattaacaccgaacttcgtgtctttttatgcaagacgaaagattttagtggaaatccagtgtttgggttcagtaaattcatcatcactttcatgtacatgtaaaatatataatttcagcggaaacaagttagcgtttggtatagggagagtattagcttggtctacagctgacgtagtataattatcaataatctgcgtctgttgttaaatctaattgtttgatttcccccaagctgttataaattaacttcaaacgttatgagttactcatcatcagagttctttacactttgaaatcgccgcgtaaaaagaatcacaccgcgtaaaaagaatcagtaaagcaaagccgttataaaatttctaaaatgggaattttatttttcaacgggTATTAGTtgagaaatgcattaaaagataattacatgtatcagaatattcatgcttcacctttacacttatgtatactATATCGATAAAAGAAACACCCACACCCTcaaaattttctcagtattagagacatttaatcaattacctgaagatcagtaaatataattttccttgccaattgatttatgaaaaatataactttttctgaaatgcaataattaaatatatgtataattctattagaatttaccattcgtgttaaagtatgaaagaaaaagacgtatctttataattgtaattgtaattaaaagatttatatagcgccctatcaacattagttctctaaagcgctttacaaatgtgaaagaaaagataatataaaatcgatgtgcacatacatgtgaataaaatattcatagtgtcagaattaaaatgcataaatattattattaatatatagcgatatgatatgattaccctaataacatatgaaacaatttaaaacaaccctttaggaataattaaatacataacaaggacataggcataataacaaacagcagggtggtttttttggggggagggggttgtttgttttttgttaacagcactgtaagagctgtatgtaagagcactaagtatataaaaataatcacaaattaaaagctaatttaaagagatgcgttttgaggtccactttaaaattagacaatgaagtacattgtctgagtttaaaaggcagagaattccagagactcgatgcagctttgtccaaacgtcgatccccatatgttttcgtacgtgtccgaggtacctggagaagatgcagagattcggatcttagtgatcgtgtgggattgtaaactgtaaggatatcctttatgtaaactggagataggttgttgggagatttgaaagtatgaagaagtatcttatattgaattctgtattcaactgggaaccagtgaagatctattagaacaggagtaatatggtcggatttttttttagcgtgttattaatcttgcagctgtgttttgtgccctctgaagtttgctggtgtgtttagaatgaacaccataaagcaatgcatttccgtaatctaatctggatgtaactagcgagtttactagagttttacatgcttcatcattgataaatgttaaaagtgtaaataacacacacaaaataaaaataaaatgtgataatatatttatatataatattgggggcagggtttgacactaaggcacgccCGACCGACCGagactactaaatgataggtctggtcgggtaaaatgtttatttactagtccgactggtcgtgctaaaaatatgaacaaatttaagaaactttactttaaatcataagatattttattcataaaaaaaataactgtaaagagtttgcgagcaattttgaaccgcatgaTAACATAATCTCTATctttagttctaataagtcgcggtcgtaagtgatgttctacgacatctacacattgttaatgtgtgtaaagttatgttttggttaaatagaattattgaattcactttcattaaaaaaaacaccaaaacagttcatttgaattgaatataagaaagtgtttattaaacatatgtgcgggaatgtctatataatcaaatatgaaatctcgtcctcaatgaaagcaaaagatgtctcaagaaagaaaaaaaaggaaaacgttgggaagaaacaaagcagctagggcttatgaaatagaaattaaaaaaaaaatattgaggtcaatttattctaaatggattaaagaatttccgtgccggtaaaaatttaatgaaactgaaaatagggttgaaagtaaaagcatcaaattgaatgacgagattaaagatttttttgagacaattaaatgcattttagatcaaacttaacgtttttcatttaaattaagtacatgtatttagatatggagaatcttataagatttttttctggaacgttggtcagggctagcaaaaatcattttaagtagcacgattggtctagtgccccaaaaagttaatgtcaaaccctggggGGCGAgtgtctcaagagaagggggcgacttgtcctgagagagggcgagttgtcctaagagggggcgagttgtcttgggggcgagttgtccagcattcgaATTCTATTGGTATCAATTATATAGTAGGCCTATAGTAAGAATACTATTCTACTTCTATTCAGTAGAAATAGAGCAACACATACAAGAATATTTAAgattacatttatgtatagtAGTCTGGTACCACTAAATATATTAAGTTGAGTGTTCATAATATGTTAAAAATTCAGATcatgatgtttatttacatgtcagagggcataaacatgcaccatacttttcatgaagcaccaacactcttcatgaagtatgctggcgtaaagcgcAGCAGttcagggtacctgtaaagtgcgaaacgaaatcgaaacgaaatccaccgaaacgaaacgaaatatgtcgaaaggaaacgaaacccaacgaaacgaaacctacttaagcgaaatgaaacaaattgtatctaaccgaactcttttaattataataattaaaaatggcatcttaggcccctgtgaaagttaccacatatcaataaaattcgcctcccctttgatgcttaactgatacaaagttttaaaagttggaagggtggggtggggggtgagtaagcacaaagta belongs to Ostrea edulis chromosome 7, xbOstEdul1.1, whole genome shotgun sequence and includes:
- the LOC130048092 gene encoding tyrosine-protein phosphatase non-receptor type 7-like, producing the protein MTGNTIIIIRTDHGPMRLFELYPIICPENHYGPNCAKCKAGCISCSPITGVCFNSTCGQKTGRCGNWKTEIVTHSTASYEDTLITKEMNVIQDSKTEMVTHSTISDEDTPITKETDDIQEGRSNRGDQTQSIIVLSVLVVIAVFLVFVVVFRFKKRTKTPKVETNEENVFSVEFHRVESRNESDLEEIPQNEVGDVEDEIITVEYSNLTSQRVSVDQFISELPEKRSNGILEKEFDDLPTGLLESYSNALKASSRMGNRYKGIYPYDYNRVKLMRTYANENDDFVNASYIHGFNKEREYIAAQGPFNSKTLEDFWTMIWQNDVTKIVMLTNLYEGDRMKCLKYWPDTDLDIGQYTIRLDNVDVYDHYVLRYMVVHCQEEEKKVTQFHFTTWPDKSIPDDPTSLVYFRNLVRNGLTISDGPIVVHCSAGIGRTGTFISIDYLLEESAAEQTIDVKGYIASLRQQRGGSV